The sequence below is a genomic window from Candidatus Limnocylindrales bacterium.
TCCCCGGCCAAAACGGGATTTAAACCCCTTTTCCGATAAAGGAATCTCGGACTCTTGTGCAAGTTGCCGAATAACCTGAAAACCTACATTATGTCGGGTAGCCTCATAAGTTCTACCGGGATTTCCCAGGCCTATTACCGCTTTCAATTAAGCATTTGGAATTAGCCATGAAAAGGAACAATCCAGAGCTTGTTCGTTGTTCATGGCTTATGGAGTTAAGCTTTAGATTCCTCACCTTCTTCCTCAGCAGGAGCCTTACCTTTTCCGATAACCTCCGGCTCACCGGGTACCGCTTCAACTTTTTCAGCAATCTCTTCCGCCATCGGAGGTACGACGGTTACAATGGTTTTTTCCGGATCACTGACGATTTTAATCGTTTGAGGAACTTTAACATCCCGCACGGCTATAAAATCCCCAATGTTTAAGTTCGAAATGTCCACCTCAATATGCGATGGGATTACCGAAGGGAGACATTCAATAGTAAGTGTCCTCATGGCAATCTCCAGTACACCGCCACTTTCCGTGACTCCTTTCGCCTTTCCAACCAGTTCAATGGGAACTTCTACTTCAATGGGTTTATCCATAGAAATCTCAAAAAAGTCCACATGTAATACTGCCCGTGTAACCGGATCCCTTTGAACTTCTTTTACAATGGCCGTTTTTTTTGTAGCGGTATCTCCCTTCTGAATGGTTAAATCGATCAGAACATTTTCCTTTTCTAAAGTTTTAGCTAGACTTCTGGGACTGATACTGATCGGTACAGATCCATCCGATCCTCCATAAACAATACCGGGTATACGTCCGGCTCTCCTGAGTTTTCGAGCGACTCCCTTTCCCCCGGGAGTTCTGAATTCAGTTATCAGTTCAACGGTTTCCATAAAATATTCGTTGGGTATTCTTCGTCTGTTGTCTTTTGTGGATTGGTTTCTCTAAAGGTTATTACAAAGAGCAATCGACGAAGAACAACACCCAAAGGATTATTCAAACATTTCGCTGACCGAGGTTCGTTTAAAAATTCTATCGATGGCCTCGGCTAATAATCCGGCAATGGAAAGCACCCGGATTTTACTGCTATATTTTCCGTTCAAGGGAATGGTGTTAGTAACGACCACCTCCACCAGGTTGGAATTATCGATGGTTTCTATGGCAGGACCCGACAAAACCGGATGTGTGCAGGCTGCATAGACTTTAACGGCGCCCTGCTCTTGCAAGGCCTTCGCTGATTTTACTAGAGTTCCTGCGGTGTCGATCATGTCATCGACAATGATAGCCGTTTTTCCTCTTACGTCTCCAATGACGTTCATAACGTGGGCGACATTGGGTTCGCTTCTTCTTTTATCAATGATGGCAAGTGAACAATTCAACTTCTTGGCATAAACCCGAGCTCTTTCAGTTCCACCGGCATCTGGCGAGACAATGATGAGGTCAGGCAAATTCTTTTTTACAATATAGTCTAAAAGGACGGACGTTGCAAAGAGGTTATCGACCGGGATATCAAAAAACCCCTGGATCTGTCCGGCATGTAAGTCAATGGTAACAACTCGATCTGCTCCGGCTGTTGTGATCAGATTGGCAACCAATTTGGCGGAGATAGGGACCCTCGGCATTGACTTACGATCCTGCCTTCCATAGCCATAATAAGGAAGAACTGCCGTAATACTCTGAGCAGATGCCCGGGACAATGCATCCATCATGATGAGAAGCTCCATGAGGTTATCATTGCTGGGATGACAGATAGATTGGATGACAAAAACCTCTGAACCTCGGACATTCTCTTCAATGCGCACAAAGGTCTCCCCGTCGCTAAATTTTGTAACGGTTGCTTTTCCCAGAGGAACTCCTAAATATTTACTGATTTCTTCAGCTAAAGCACGATTTGAGTTACCAGTAAAGAGTTTTAACTCTCCGGTCATTGTTTTTCTAGCCCCTGATACGTGGACTATGATAAATAGGATAAAGAAGAAATGGCAAATGACCAATTTAGCCATTTGCCATTCACACTTCTACCACGGGCCACCGATCAGTTGCTATTTACTCTCAGATTAATTGACTGACCTTTGTAGATCTATTCAAAACTTTAGGATATCAGTCAACAAAGATAGTAAAAAATTTTCCATCCCTTCCGGTTCCTGAGTCCAGTTTAGTTAAATACCACACTCCTCTAGAAAATTCAAGAAATTTTTCTGGTTTTCTACCCGGATTCGAGGCAAGAGGTTTATCTGTATAAGAAATACAACTTTTTTCCCCCTTCTGCAAGTATTTTAAAACAGGTTCAGAGATCCCCTCTCATCACCTGACTTTGAGCATCTTAACTCTTTGCTTAACTTTTAAACCGCCCCTCCCCCCCAGCCCCCATACGCCCCAGGATAAGAGTGAGACCCTGAGAGGGCCCCTTTCCTGACCTTCTCCCGCTTTACAGGGGAAAGCACTTTGAGGTGAAGTTCCCTCCCCTGTGAAACCTAACCATTACCCACATTTTTTCATTTCAGGGGATTAATAACTGGTTTAACTGTCTTGCTGGTTGAGTAGCGAAATGCATTGAATCTCCTTCGTGAGGGAAAGATTCCTCTTTTTGCAAGGTGGGTCAACCGGGATGATTGACCTACTAACCGTTTTGAGCCCCATCCTCCCAAATCGAAAAATGTGGGTAAAGGTAAGCCCACAGCGTGGGAGAGGGGCTAGGGGGAGGGAAGAGAGTTACACAGAATTAACTTTACAAGGTACCATTTTTCTTGGTGAGGTTGAAAGTTGACCTTTCCTATCAATTCCTGGCTGCCCCCAACGGATCGCACTTCAGCTCAGCTTTGAATAAA
It includes:
- a CDS encoding 50S ribosomal protein L25 translates to METVELITEFRTPGGKGVARKLRRAGRIPGIVYGGSDGSVPISISPRSLAKTLEKENVLIDLTIQKGDTATKKTAIVKEVQRDPVTRAVLHVDFFEISMDKPIEVEVPIELVGKAKGVTESGGVLEIAMRTLTIECLPSVIPSHIEVDISNLNIGDFIAVRDVKVPQTIKIVSDPEKTIVTVVPPMAEEIAEKVEAVPGEPEVIGKGKAPAEEEGEESKA
- a CDS encoding ribose-phosphate pyrophosphokinase codes for the protein MAKLVICHFFFILFIIVHVSGARKTMTGELKLFTGNSNRALAEEISKYLGVPLGKATVTKFSDGETFVRIEENVRGSEVFVIQSICHPSNDNLMELLIMMDALSRASAQSITAVLPYYGYGRQDRKSMPRVPISAKLVANLITTAGADRVVTIDLHAGQIQGFFDIPVDNLFATSVLLDYIVKKNLPDLIIVSPDAGGTERARVYAKKLNCSLAIIDKRRSEPNVAHVMNVIGDVRGKTAIIVDDMIDTAGTLVKSAKALQEQGAVKVYAACTHPVLSGPAIETIDNSNLVEVVVTNTIPLNGKYSSKIRVLSIAGLLAEAIDRIFKRTSVSEMFE